The window atctataaaaagaaaattacagacaacACTCTCATTCATTTTAACTATGTTTATTGTGCACTTAGTAGGCCAGATACTCTTCTGATATTTGAGAATACAGTGGTGAATAACACAAACTCCATGCTTTCAAGATTCCCACACCCAGATACTAAGACATATTAAAATTTACAGCAATTAAAACAGTGTAGTTTGGTACAATAACACATATAGCAATGATACAAATTAGGGGAAAAAACCCTGGCTTCTATAACAAGTGAGTATACATTAAAGACAGTATTGCAGAATGGCTTCAGGATTAATTTGATTAATTTAGAGAGAGCCTATTTCAGGTCTTCCTAGCTCATCCACACACATCACCTTTCAGTGTTCTTTATAGgtacttaaaacttaaaaaaaggcccaggcgcggtggctcctgcctgtaatcccagcactttgggaggccgaggcaggtggatcatgaggtcaggagattgagaccatcctggctaacaaagtgaaaccccgtctctattaaaaatacaaaaaaattagccgggcgtggtggcgggcgactgtagtcccagatacttgggaggctgaggcaagagaatggtgtgaacccaggaggcggagcttgcagtgagctgagatcgcgccactgcactccagcctgggtgacagagcgagactctgtctcaaaaaaacaaaacaaaacaaacttaaaaaagatAATGTGGCACCAAATTTGTAAGATACTTTGAAATTCATAATTTCAGATGGATGTGGCTGGTAAGGATCTTAACAAGCCCCCAGTTTGGGCTGACTTTTACTAATGAGGAAAATTGTTAGGATTAAGCAGGGTCTTGAGGAATCACCTCTAAAGGCTCAGACTTTAAAGtgcttcccctcccttccctaccccAACATTTGGAGAAATCTCTCACTAGATGGCCTttcaaataaatgagaaacaCATGGTTCTAGGACAATTGATTATTTGAGAAAAAAGTATACTCTAATAAATTCCAGATAGAATAAAGGTTAAtgtgaataaacaaaaacaaagagaatatgggtaattctttttttaaaatttatttctattttttattttttttgagacagttcttactctgttgcccaggctggagtgcagtggtgcaatcatagctcactgcagcgttgaactcctgggcccaagccatcctcctgcttagcctcctgagcagctgggactacaggtgtgtgtcgctacacctggctattttttattttttgtagagataggggtattgctttgtcgcccaggctgggctcagattcctggcttcaagcaattctcccaccttggcttcccaaagtgttgggattacaagcatgagccattgtgtctggcCTGGGTGATTCTTTATCTGACATAGAGGTTGGgaaacagaacaacaaaaaaaaattgataaattacatAACTTACAAATTAGTAAGAAAGATATGACCATACTAATGgaaaaaagttaattcaaaaaCTTTTGACCTTAAACTAACTTTTTGGATATTAGGCTTCCTGAAGTTCAAGAGTGACATATTAGGCTTATATTAGGCTTATTTGTAATGTTTGAATTATACAGGAAACATTGTCAAGTGTGAGGTGGTGTTTAGCTTCCTTTGGGTTATACTGATAGAGATTTGTTGTTAATATGTGTTCCAGGATTGTATGAGAGTTCTAAAATTCTGATATGTCTTAATATATGTTGTAATGattatgttaaattgttgtaAGCCACAGAAATAGCCACATTTGTCAACTGTGTCTTTATGGCTGTCTTAAGACTTTTGTCATCCATAATTGATGTTTTGCTCtgatccttctcaaaaaaaaaaagtgacttataATCAGCTACAGTCCAAGGCTTACTTCTTTGGAGTTCATGAAAAGaactcttgaatgcaggtttctggtAACTTTGGAGAGTGTGCCATTGGATTAGACAGAAAACTTCCAAGGCACTAATTGAAAGGCTGATGTGTTCATAAAGATGAATATGAAGTAGAGCAGGAGTTGATTACATGGACTGAAATGAACTAATGGAAGACTGAAATAATTTGTATGGCTTTTGTTGTTTGAAATATTgctacttctttttgttttttcagagtctgaataatctttttattttgagctatttatagcCTTGAAATACACTTTAAGTGTATTGAGTATTctaatttctccagaatttgtaaactatttatgaatattcttaattcatggcATTTGTCTGTATAAAGTTAATAACCACGTTTTCTTTTGTAATAGGGCACAATTGAAACCGGTTACTTTCTCAGGACTTTGACTGAAATGGCCTTGTGAAATGTTCTAGCAAAGCCAATCTAGGAGAGTCTATATGGACAATGATTCTTGTTGCACTTTGTGTGGGTAATCAGGCCCAGTATATGGGACTGCAGTTTATTTTGAAGTTAGGTCGGTTCTGCTGTGATTTGTCTTTGGTGGAAGTGGTAGACTGGAGACAGAAATATTGTATGTCCCTAAATTAATATAGCTCCCAACAACCAATCCCTCATTATACCTTTAACTGCAACCACCAGACACAACGGCTAGGAATAACAGCAGAGGTAGGAATGGGAGTTAGCGGGATTGCAACTTCCCTATCCTATTACCAACGCTTGTCCAAGGATTTTATGGAAAGCCTGGATAACATTGCTCAAAGTATTGTCACCTTACAAATTCGGATAGGCTCCTTGGCAGTGGTCGCTTTGCAAAATCGAAGGGGACTAGATCTCCTAACTGCTGAAACAGGTGGCTTATGTATTTTCCTAGAAGAAGAATGCTGTTTTGATGTCAACCAATCAGGATTAGTAAGGGACACCACCTGAAAACTAGCTGACTGGGCCTCTAAAATATGACAACAGCTGGGGCACCTAAAGGGCACTAAGTTGGGTTTCATGGCTCCCTCCCTTGGCCAGCCCATTATTAATGATTATATTTGCCTTGGTTTTTGGACCATATCTGTTAAATCTTTTAACCAAATCCATTTCCTTTTGCCTAGAGACCACCAAGTTAGATGATCATGTGACAAGATTTCTAGCCAGTTTCAGGAGAAGACACCACCGGCCATCAAGAAGCTACCCTGTCTCCCCTAGACAAAGCAGGGTGAGAGTTACGTGATCTCCAATAGGTAGGGACTGTGTCCCAAGTTAGCatgaagcagttacagaagaAAGACCCTCAGTCTCTCAGCCTCCCATAAAGATTTACGAGGATCACGTCTCTCAGGGggaaaatgaggcaggagaatagggtctggagacagggaacctaaggctgattcacattgacttcctagaactgaatcaaaaggaaaaccccacctctccatacctaagtaacaaaaggatcagaggctactccctttgcaatcCCCTTGCCTTTTCTGCATTgcagatgaaaaatgaaagtgcctctgattggtcccctcctgcaaccaatcagactggtcaTAGGCCAAGTCCTCATTTACACAGgagtataactttgtaacttcacttcagcctctgattggtcacttTCTGCACCAATCAGACAGGTCACgggccactacttcatttacaCAGGGTGTACGCCAAGTAACCAATGGCAAACCTCTAGAGGATATTCATTGCTTTGTGCGTTTTGTTCAATTATTTGtccaaaatgccaagaacctggacaccctccaccagtaacaGTTTGACCAGTTATTTATTGTATTACTTAGGACTGCATTTGGCTGCATATAAAAGAAACCTGACCAAGGCCTAATTAAGCACAGTGTTTATTCTTCTCACTACCAAGAAGTCAGAGGTCAGCAATCCAAGCTGGTGTAGCAGCTCCTCCAGGCATGTCAGCAAGGAGCCAAGCTCTGAGTCTTTTTACTAACATGACCCAAAGCACATGGCTGCCTTCCTTATGCCTAAAAGTGGCTCTGGTACTCAGGTTTTATCTCTGCACTCCAAGTAGGATGAAAAGATAAGAGCAAAGGCTCATGTTTGCCAAGTCTGTCCTTTTGTAACAAAAAACCCAGCAGCTTTATCAAGCAGAATTCCACCTGTATTTCTTAACTTGCCAGAGCTGAGTCTCATGGCCACCCTTAGCAGGAGTTGGGGAGGTATTTTTAACAAGGCACATTATCATCTCCCCCACCCAAAGTGGAGCTATTGCTAATGAAAAAGATACAATGAGATGTTTATGAAATTATCTGTAGCTATTAATGTCAGGTTTTTGAAATTTACTGACCTGGAAGAATACTCGTAATGCAATGTCAAGTGAGAAGCAGGACAAAGAACATTTGCAATACAgttgtatttataaaattttgtttacacacaaaaaatgtattttgcttaaaaatataatttacatatatatacaaccACACAAGGgaaataacaaaatgttaataCTAGCTAATTTCTATAGAGTTGGCATTTTAAGTCAGAGGGGTATTGATGAATAGATGtagtttattaaatttttttctctatttcctaaACTTTCTATAAAGAACTTGTAGTATctttataataggaaaaaatgtgattttaatgaACACTCCATATACTTTCAAAGTAGactaaattcaaaatatttacactTACTCATTTTCATCTTCGTTGTCAAAAGAAAGGAGGctactatttttaatttgtttttgtgagTTCTTTTTGACCGAGTCCTGATTTACTTCATCTTCATttggcttcttcttttttgagcTTGCTGTTAAACCTGAATATTTTTCATCTGAGGGATGCTTGACTGGTTTTCGATATATGATTCTTCCATCGGCTGGAGTTGGTTCTTCATCTGagcaaaaacagaatttttaagaACTTTCTTCTCCTCATTATTTTGCCTTTACCTTAGAagcaaataataagaaaatctCATATTGTATTTAAGGATATCCCTGAATCTGATTCAGTCTGGTCTTCTCCATTGTTTCTAGCTATATTGCCCTCAAGGCATGCAGTTACTTAATAAAAACTCACATGCTAAAGTATTCTATAATATTGTCAGTTCCCAATTACAATCAGgttgtatttttaagtagtttGAAAAGTGACTGTTTGGAACTACAGCATTTTCCCCTAAAGCAATGTAGTAAATgttcagaaataatgaaaaatatactaCATATCATACCAAACTTCAGGCAGTAATGAAATACACCTTTTTTGACTGGTTTATAAGTCTAaccatctatttaaaaaaaaaaaataggatgctTTTACTTAAATTCACACTTAATCCTGGTAACAACCCAATAGGtacaattatttccattttactgatgaggaaatcgAGGCTGAGAGGTgtaataacttgctcaaggttacacaTCTGGTAAGTGTCAAAGCTAAGGCTTGAACCCGGAACTGCCACCTTGAAACACACCACactactaaataaaataaacaatttcataCCCTGGGCTCCTTAAATTGTTAGAAAAACCAGATTACTTTTAGACCTACCTGCTTTGGCAgcctttatttctgctttaattttcatgACTTCTTCAACTGACAGGTCTCccttttttaaaaccaccactTGAGGCTGTTCATCTTCTTTGTCACTGTGATCCCCATCTTCATCTGGGGGCTGAGGCTGAATTCTCTAGGGAAAAACACAAATACAATGTGTAGATCACTGATCTTGAGACAAACAGAACCACTGCCTCTAAGAGAAACTGTAATTATTTATGAGAAGGGTATCTTTATTGAGTAAATAAGGGCAATGAATTTTAAGGTAACTCCAAAGAGACTTAGCTTGCCACACAAGGGAACAGGTTTAACTGCCATTCAGCCTGGAGTGCCTGTCCGGTGGGATTCATTTCCATCTCAGCAGGACCCAGCTTGTAGTTACTAGTGTGAGGGACCCTCTGCTTTGGGTACTGCTGTCACTCCTAGCCTACTCAGGGCAGCACTGTGCCATGTCAGTTGTTTGCTCCTCATCAGCACTTTTTGCCTGTCTCTTCTCTGAGTTAGACAAGAAATAAACACCATCAAAGTACAGAAAGCAGCAAGTAAAACGtactctctctctcacctctgcTCATCTTTTCCCCCTCCTAATAGCTTCAGTTTGGTGGATATTCTATCAGCTATTTTCCACGTCTATACAACTATGTAGGTACATAAAACTTTTTGTATACCAACAACACTGTACTTAttcctgtgacttgctttttccCTATTTATGAAATTTCTCAAACATAAAGTACAGAGAATAACATAACAGAAACCATGTACTCCCTGTATATGTGTAACAGATGGTAATATTTTGCCAGTTGATTCAGATTTTTGAAATGTGAGACACCGTAAGAGCCCCACTCCCACAACTTAACTCAAAAAATATCTTTGTACAGTACTTTAAGATATAgaattatctgatttttaaaaaatcactgccTTGCATTTAATTACATATATGGTCACCTCAAGATTTATTTGACCAGCATCTTGTAAATACAAATTTTGCTcgtttccagatttttttctacTATGAAAAAACCTCATGCACCCATTTTTGCTCACTTTTGGGAACTTGTATGCAAGAACTTTTAATGTTAACAGTTCACTAGAGGTGGAACTGTTGGGTTGAAAGGTATGCATaccaaaatatgttttcatatgttaTTCAAACACAATCACTCATTACTCCACTTCTCATAGAGACTTCCTGGTCTCCCAAACAAGGCGACAAAGCCCTGCAAGAATTAGCCTCAGCCCATAACCACAGCTTTATCCTGTACCACTCTCTCATGGCATCTAGACTCTGGCATGGCAAGGTTTGAGTACTTGgagatttataaatatattagctCCTTTGCTTCCCCTGTCTCTGAACAAATTCCTACGGCTTATTAAGCCCCACAGCCCCTGAGCAACTCCTACTCAAGCTGCCTTCCAGATTTAGAGCCTCTAGAAGTGCTTACCTAAATCTCACCTTCTCTTGTTTCTTACACTGTGCATAGCTCATAGGTAGCATGTATTGCACTGTGGTACCAATGTTTTTCTGCTGGTTTCCACTGGGCAAGTGCCTTCTGGAGAGGCACAAAGCCTGGAAAACAGCAGGGACttccagaaatatttgttgatctACTCATGAATGACCAACAGAATGGAAAATGATGAACTACATGAAGCCCTGGCAAGTTGCTTGTGCCATTTTAACTATAACTCAAGTTCTCAAGTCTGCTCTATCACTGCACAAGTACATTCTCTTTAATGGTATCTATGTTAGTTCACTGATTATTCATCAGTTTCTGCCAATTTTTCTCTGAAAGTCTCCAATAAATGACCACAAATAGGTAGTAAGTATTTTTAGCCAAAAATATgggaaagtgaaataaaatcatTCCTTTTGTTTGTTAAATTGAGAATAATTAATTCtgactctcttctctttttttctttttaaatgtgactGCCTGGAAAACAAGAGAAATAGTCTAAGGACAGTGGCAGTAGCCACTGATGACTGTTCAGAGACATTTCTGAATTAACTCTCAAGAAAGTgaatagggccaggcgcagtggctcatgcctgtaatcccagcactctgggaggcctaggcaggcagatcacttgaggtcagcagttcaagactagcctggcaaacatggtgaaaccccccgtctctactaaaaatacagaaattacctcggtgtggtggtgggcacctgtaatcccacctacttgggtggctgaggcaggagaattgcttgaacccaaaaggtggaggttgcagtgagctgagatcgagtcactgcatttcagcctaagcaacagagaaagactccgcctcaaaaaaaataaaagtgaataggATGATTTAGCTTAATTATGGAATGATTTCCCATgaaactcatttctttttgttaatagATGACTAAAATCCTGACTGCAGTAGTCCCCTCCTTATCCTCAATTTCATGTTCCACaatttcagttacctgtggtcaactgTAGTATGAAAGAagggtgagtacagtacaataaaatatttagagacagcaagcaaacaagcaaatTCACACAACTTTTACTAGAGTATATTGTTATGATTGTTCTATTATTAGTTACTAATCTGCTGATATTCCTAATTTATATAGTAAACTTcatcataggtatatatgtatgggaaaaaacatagtatatatagaatTCAGTAttatccactgggggtcttggaacataatGGGGGAATACTGTATATTGCCAAACTGATTAAAAATGAAGTGGTTCTCACACTGAAACATGGCGTACTTCTCTAAGGGAAATTCCCTTGAGTACATAAATAAGCGAAAATCACTGATATTACTTGGAAAGGATTCCCGAAGTTCTCTTAAGATAGCATTCCAAGCTGTAACCTTCAAGCTGTCAACTGTGCATACAGGGTCATCACCAGGACCTCAAGCAAGGTAAAGCTGGGTCTCATCTTCTCCTCATCGCTCAATCTATGTCCCTTTTCTCAAACCTTACCCTCTTTGTCATCATCCCTATTTTTAGTCATGGGGATCAGTCATTCCCTGTGTTACctctaagaaaaaaatggctCCCTGTTGCTTACTAAATAGTCCACATGGCCTCACCTCCACTAGCCCCTCTAACACTTCTACATACAGTCCATGACTCTCAAATCTCTACACCTTTACCCATGCCATTCTCTTCATCTCTACCTGCTGACCTAACCATGCTCGAGAGTCTATCTAAATATCCCTCCTCCACGAAGTCTAACCTGATAACAGCACAGTCACCAACAAATACAACTGTTACCCACTACt is drawn from Homo sapiens chromosome 3, GRCh38.p14 Primary Assembly and contains these coding sequences:
- the KIAA1143 gene encoding uncharacterized protein KIAA1143 isoform 1 (isoform 1 is encoded by transcript variant 1); translation: MSKRNQVSYVRPAEPAFLARFKERVGYREGPTVETKRIQPQPPDEDGDHSDKEDEQPQVVVLKKGDLSVEEVMKIKAEIKAAKADEEPTPADGRIIYRKPVKHPSDEKYSGLTASSKKKKPNEDEVNQDSVKKNSQKQIKNSSLLSFDNEDENE
- the KIAA1143 gene encoding uncharacterized protein KIAA1143 isoform 2 (isoform 2 is encoded by transcript variant 2), which encodes MSKRNQVSYVRPAEPAFLARFKERVGYREGPTVETKRIQPQPPDEDGDHSDKEDEQPQVVVLKKGDLSVEEVMKIKAEIKAAKAGKGKIMRRRKFLKILFLLR